One region of Girardinichthys multiradiatus isolate DD_20200921_A chromosome 1, DD_fGirMul_XY1, whole genome shotgun sequence genomic DNA includes:
- the ccnt1 gene encoding cyclin-T1 isoform X4 has protein sequence MSKPSGAFTRRTQRSFEITIDHPHTHVVKCTQLVRASKDLAQTSYFMATNSLHLTTFCLQYSPPVVACVCIHLACKWSNWEIPVSTDGKHWWEYVDPTVTLELLDELTHEFLQILEKTPSRLKRIRNWKAGGQTPKVKPKVQEEGDQRDTMISMISMVSSESTVAGLMSLSAPPSGSSSTSVSDKDRAVPGSAPTWSGRGQVGTEQQQPPNHEVHTPAKVSLSEYRAKNADVLAAQKRKLENMEASVKREYANAAQALIGQQRKHHHQQSSSSSSDMSNPSPIILKIPLEKERPDKHLKMRFPMPVGGSGGHSDRAQDPDIKVKIRVPEKPRGGSGEEGKSRDKHRDRSNHHHHHHYYHHHHSSSSSASLSSSHKHSSGSSGLLGSSKKAPSDSSRSTSSSSSSSRKRTHSQDSLAGSHPASKVSKSSRNPYQLPSLSSSSGQTLGHGSDVLPSLGLSHHQGTFPHSKGDKMDTNGHSSASGAQSNEYQDTFEMLNSLLSAQGVQPSQPSMFDYRSQYADYRFPGGSRGNNPRPPPLPSEPPPPLPPLPK, from the exons ATGTCTAAACCCTCAGGAGCCTTCACCAGACGTACGCAGCGAT CTTTTGAAATCACAATTGATCATCCTCACACTCATGTTGTTAAGTGCACTCAGCTTGTTAGAG CCAGTAAGGATCTGGCCCAAACATCATACTTCATGGCCACCAACAG CCTGCACTTGACCACGTTTTGCCTGCAGTATAGTCCACCTGTTGTCGCTTGTGTGTGCATCCATCTTGCCTGCAAATGGTCCAACTGGGAAATCCCTGTCTCTACAGATGGGAAACACTGGTGGGAGTATGTTGATCCCACAGTTACACTTGAGCTGTTAGACG aGCTCACCCACGAGTTTCTTCAAATCCTGGAGAAGACACCCAGTCGGCTCAAACGAATTCGAAACTGGAAG GCTGGGGGTCAAACTCCAAAAGTTAAGCCAAAGGTCCAGGAGGAGGGTGACCAGAGAGACACCATGATCAGCATGATCTCCATGGTCTCGTCAGAAAGTACCGTAGCAGGTCTGATGAGCCTCTCCGCTCCACCGTCCGGCTCCTCTTCCACATCTGTGAGTGACAAGGACCGGGCAGTACCAGGCAGTGCTCCGACATGGAGCGGAAGGGGTCAGGTTGGAactgagcagcagcagccaccCAACCATGAGGTCCACACTCCGGCCAAGGTATCACTGAGTGAATACCGTGCCAAGAACGCTGATGTCCTGGCTGCCCaaaagaggaagctggagaacatGGAGGCCAGCGTAAAGAGGGAATACGCCAATGCTGCGCAGGCTCTCATTGGTCAGCAGAGGAAGCATCATCACCAGCAGTCCAGTTCCTCATCTTCTGACATGTCCAACCCCTCACCCATCATTCTCAAAATACCTCTGGAGAAGGAGCGGCCCGACAAACATCTGAAAATGCGTTTTCCGATGCCTGTAGGTGGCAGCGGTGGGCATAGCGACAGAGCTCAGGATCCGGACATTAAAGTCAAAATACGAGTGCCGGAGAAGCCAAGGGGGGGTTCAGGAGAGGAGGGCAAAAGCAGGGACAAACACAGGGACAGGTCTAACCATCACCACCATCACCACTATTATCACCACCATCATTCCTCCTCCAGCAGTGCTTCACTATCCTCTTCACACAAACATTCATCTGGCTCTAGTGGGTTGCTGGGTAGCAGCAAAAAAGCCCCGAGTGATTCCTCTAGATCAACTTCTTCATCCTCTTCCAGCTCCCGAAAGAGGACGCATTCCCAAGATTCATTAGCAGGCTCGCACCCTGCTTCTAAGGTCAGCAAGAGCTCCAGAAATCCCTACCAGCTGCCATCTTTGTCTTCCTCATCTGGACAAACTCTGGGTCATGGTTCTGACGTTCTCCCTTCTCTGGGCCTTTCCCACCACCAAGGGACTTTCCCACACTCCAAAGGGGACAAGATGGACACTAATGGGCACAGTTCAGCAAGTGGGGCCCAGTCAAATGAGTACCAGGACACTTTTGAAATGCTGAACTCACTGCTGAGCGCGCAAGGCGTCCAGCCATCTCAGCCATCCATGTTTGACTACAGATCCCAGTACGCGGACTACCGGTTCCCTGGCGGCTCCAGGGGGAACAATCCCAGACCCCCGCCCCTGCCTTCAGAACCGCCTCCTCCTCTTCCACCACTGCCCAAATGA
- the ccnt1 gene encoding cyclin-T1 isoform X2, translating into MAASFRSPPSSCNNKWYYNRQQIDNSPSRRAGLDPDKELSYRQQAANLLQDMGQRLNVSQLTINTAIVYMHRFYMVQSFTRFHRNVTSPAALFLAAKVEEQPRKLEHVIKVAHACLNPQEPSPDVRSDAYLQQAQDLVILESIILQTLAFEITIDHPHTHVVKCTQLVRASKDLAQTSYFMATNSLHLTTFCLQYSPPVVACVCIHLACKWSNWEIPVSTDGKHWWEYVDPTVTLELLDELTHEFLQILEKTPSRLKRIRNWKAGGQTPKVKPKVQEEGDQRDTMISMISMVSSESTVAGLMSLSAPPSGSSSTSVSDKDRAVPGSAPTWSGRGQVGTEQQQPPNHEVHTPAKVSLSEYRAKNADVLAAQKRKLENMEASVKREYANAAQALIGQQRKHHHQQSSSSSSDMSNPSPIILKIPLEKERPDKHLKMRFPMPVGGSGGHSDRAQDPDIKVKIRVPEKPRGGSGEEGKSRDKHRDRSNHHHHHHYYHHHHSSSSSASLSSSHKHSSGSSGLLGSSKKAPSDSSRSTSSSSSSSRKRTHSQDSLAGSHPASKVSKSSRNPYQLPSLSSSSGQTLGHGSDVLPSLGLSHHQGTFPHSKGDKMDTNGHSSASGAQSNEYQDTFEMLNSLLSAQGVQPSQPSMFDYRSQYADYRFPGGSRGNNPRPPPLPSEPPPPLPPLPK; encoded by the exons ATGGCGGCTTCGTTTCGTTCTCCCCCTTCAAGCTGTAACAACAAATGGTACTACAACCGACAGCAGATCGACAACAGCCCATCTCGGCGAGCTGGACTTGATCCCGACAAGGAGCTGTCCTACAGACAACAGGCAGCGAACCTCCTCCAGGACATGGGCCAGCGGCTCAATGT ATCCCAACTAACTATCAATACAGCTATTGTGTACATGCATCGGTTTTACATGGTCCAGTCTTTTACAAGGTTTCACAGAAAT GTTACTTCCCCAGCCGCTCTTTTCCTCGCCGCAAAGGTTGAGGAGCAGCCCCGAAAGTTAGAACATGTTATCAAGGTGGCTCATGCATGTCTAAACCCTCAGGAGCCTTCACCAGACGTACGCAGCGAT GCTTACCTGCAACAAGCCCAAGACCTGGTCATTCTTGAGAGCATAATTCTCCAGACCCTGG CTTTTGAAATCACAATTGATCATCCTCACACTCATGTTGTTAAGTGCACTCAGCTTGTTAGAG CCAGTAAGGATCTGGCCCAAACATCATACTTCATGGCCACCAACAG CCTGCACTTGACCACGTTTTGCCTGCAGTATAGTCCACCTGTTGTCGCTTGTGTGTGCATCCATCTTGCCTGCAAATGGTCCAACTGGGAAATCCCTGTCTCTACAGATGGGAAACACTGGTGGGAGTATGTTGATCCCACAGTTACACTTGAGCTGTTAGACG aGCTCACCCACGAGTTTCTTCAAATCCTGGAGAAGACACCCAGTCGGCTCAAACGAATTCGAAACTGGAAG GCTGGGGGTCAAACTCCAAAAGTTAAGCCAAAGGTCCAGGAGGAGGGTGACCAGAGAGACACCATGATCAGCATGATCTCCATGGTCTCGTCAGAAAGTACCGTAGCAGGTCTGATGAGCCTCTCCGCTCCACCGTCCGGCTCCTCTTCCACATCTGTGAGTGACAAGGACCGGGCAGTACCAGGCAGTGCTCCGACATGGAGCGGAAGGGGTCAGGTTGGAactgagcagcagcagccaccCAACCATGAGGTCCACACTCCGGCCAAGGTATCACTGAGTGAATACCGTGCCAAGAACGCTGATGTCCTGGCTGCCCaaaagaggaagctggagaacatGGAGGCCAGCGTAAAGAGGGAATACGCCAATGCTGCGCAGGCTCTCATTGGTCAGCAGAGGAAGCATCATCACCAGCAGTCCAGTTCCTCATCTTCTGACATGTCCAACCCCTCACCCATCATTCTCAAAATACCTCTGGAGAAGGAGCGGCCCGACAAACATCTGAAAATGCGTTTTCCGATGCCTGTAGGTGGCAGCGGTGGGCATAGCGACAGAGCTCAGGATCCGGACATTAAAGTCAAAATACGAGTGCCGGAGAAGCCAAGGGGGGGTTCAGGAGAGGAGGGCAAAAGCAGGGACAAACACAGGGACAGGTCTAACCATCACCACCATCACCACTATTATCACCACCATCATTCCTCCTCCAGCAGTGCTTCACTATCCTCTTCACACAAACATTCATCTGGCTCTAGTGGGTTGCTGGGTAGCAGCAAAAAAGCCCCGAGTGATTCCTCTAGATCAACTTCTTCATCCTCTTCCAGCTCCCGAAAGAGGACGCATTCCCAAGATTCATTAGCAGGCTCGCACCCTGCTTCTAAGGTCAGCAAGAGCTCCAGAAATCCCTACCAGCTGCCATCTTTGTCTTCCTCATCTGGACAAACTCTGGGTCATGGTTCTGACGTTCTCCCTTCTCTGGGCCTTTCCCACCACCAAGGGACTTTCCCACACTCCAAAGGGGACAAGATGGACACTAATGGGCACAGTTCAGCAAGTGGGGCCCAGTCAAATGAGTACCAGGACACTTTTGAAATGCTGAACTCACTGCTGAGCGCGCAAGGCGTCCAGCCATCTCAGCCATCCATGTTTGACTACAGATCCCAGTACGCGGACTACCGGTTCCCTGGCGGCTCCAGGGGGAACAATCCCAGACCCCCGCCCCTGCCTTCAGAACCGCCTCCTCCTCTTCCACCACTGCCCAAATGA
- the LOC124876308 gene encoding SAP domain-containing ribonucleoprotein yields the protein MAEVIELHKLKLAELRQECEARGLETKGNKGDLIARLQAYLEEHEEDVDVDDVLAEDSVDFGKVESSDTIKVDNGSETIADEPPAEKKVVKITPPLSAGERLQKRAERFNLPATAESKKALRAARFGMPSDSSSPSPGVVANSKAAVNVDVLKKRAERFGMNVSSVSQKIDEDEKLKKRKERFGILTSAPSVGGDDVEAKKMKRAERFGKV from the exons CTTGCCGAACTGAGGCAAGAGTGTGAGGCCCGAGGTCTGGAGACCAAGGGAAACAAAGGAGATCTGATCGCCCGACTCCAGGCCTATCTAGAAGAGCATG aggaagacgTGGACGTAGACGATGTGCTGGCTGAAGATTCTGTG gACTTTGGTAAAGTGGAGAGCTCCGACACCATAAAAGTGGACAATGGTTCTGAAACAATTGCAGATGAGCC GCCTGCTGAGAAGAAGGTGGTGAAAATAACTCCTCCTTTATCTGCCGGTGAA AGACTACAGAAAAGAGCCGAGCGTTTCAACCTGCCAGCAACAGCTGAGAGCAAGAAGGCCTTACGTGCAGCAAG GTTTGGCATGCCCTCTGATTCTTCAAGCCCTTCTCCAG GCGTTGTAGCCAACAGCAAAGCTGCG GTGAACGTCGACGTGCTGAAGAAGCGAGCGGAAAGATTCGGCATGAACGTCTCATCAGTTTCACAAAAG attGATGAGGatgaaaagctgaaaaagagaaaggagagattcGGGATCTTAACAAGCGCTCCGTCAGTTGGAGGAGACGACGTCGAG GCAAAGAAAATGAAGCGTGCAGAAAGATttggaaaagtttaa
- the ccnt1 gene encoding cyclin-T1 isoform X1 encodes MAASFRSPPSSCNNKWYYNRQQIDNSPSRRAGLDPDKELSYRQQAANLLQDMGQRLNVSQLTINTAIVYMHRFYMVQSFTRFHRNVTSPAALFLAAKVEEQPRKLEHVIKVAHACLNPQEPSPDVRSDAYLQQAQDLVILESIILQTLAFEITIDHPHTHVVKCTQLVRVIPASKDLAQTSYFMATNSLHLTTFCLQYSPPVVACVCIHLACKWSNWEIPVSTDGKHWWEYVDPTVTLELLDELTHEFLQILEKTPSRLKRIRNWKAGGQTPKVKPKVQEEGDQRDTMISMISMVSSESTVAGLMSLSAPPSGSSSTSVSDKDRAVPGSAPTWSGRGQVGTEQQQPPNHEVHTPAKVSLSEYRAKNADVLAAQKRKLENMEASVKREYANAAQALIGQQRKHHHQQSSSSSSDMSNPSPIILKIPLEKERPDKHLKMRFPMPVGGSGGHSDRAQDPDIKVKIRVPEKPRGGSGEEGKSRDKHRDRSNHHHHHHYYHHHHSSSSSASLSSSHKHSSGSSGLLGSSKKAPSDSSRSTSSSSSSSRKRTHSQDSLAGSHPASKVSKSSRNPYQLPSLSSSSGQTLGHGSDVLPSLGLSHHQGTFPHSKGDKMDTNGHSSASGAQSNEYQDTFEMLNSLLSAQGVQPSQPSMFDYRSQYADYRFPGGSRGNNPRPPPLPSEPPPPLPPLPK; translated from the exons ATGGCGGCTTCGTTTCGTTCTCCCCCTTCAAGCTGTAACAACAAATGGTACTACAACCGACAGCAGATCGACAACAGCCCATCTCGGCGAGCTGGACTTGATCCCGACAAGGAGCTGTCCTACAGACAACAGGCAGCGAACCTCCTCCAGGACATGGGCCAGCGGCTCAATGT ATCCCAACTAACTATCAATACAGCTATTGTGTACATGCATCGGTTTTACATGGTCCAGTCTTTTACAAGGTTTCACAGAAAT GTTACTTCCCCAGCCGCTCTTTTCCTCGCCGCAAAGGTTGAGGAGCAGCCCCGAAAGTTAGAACATGTTATCAAGGTGGCTCATGCATGTCTAAACCCTCAGGAGCCTTCACCAGACGTACGCAGCGAT GCTTACCTGCAACAAGCCCAAGACCTGGTCATTCTTGAGAGCATAATTCTCCAGACCCTGG CTTTTGAAATCACAATTGATCATCCTCACACTCATGTTGTTAAGTGCACTCAGCTTGTTAGAG TTATCCCAGCCAGTAAGGATCTGGCCCAAACATCATACTTCATGGCCACCAACAG CCTGCACTTGACCACGTTTTGCCTGCAGTATAGTCCACCTGTTGTCGCTTGTGTGTGCATCCATCTTGCCTGCAAATGGTCCAACTGGGAAATCCCTGTCTCTACAGATGGGAAACACTGGTGGGAGTATGTTGATCCCACAGTTACACTTGAGCTGTTAGACG aGCTCACCCACGAGTTTCTTCAAATCCTGGAGAAGACACCCAGTCGGCTCAAACGAATTCGAAACTGGAAG GCTGGGGGTCAAACTCCAAAAGTTAAGCCAAAGGTCCAGGAGGAGGGTGACCAGAGAGACACCATGATCAGCATGATCTCCATGGTCTCGTCAGAAAGTACCGTAGCAGGTCTGATGAGCCTCTCCGCTCCACCGTCCGGCTCCTCTTCCACATCTGTGAGTGACAAGGACCGGGCAGTACCAGGCAGTGCTCCGACATGGAGCGGAAGGGGTCAGGTTGGAactgagcagcagcagccaccCAACCATGAGGTCCACACTCCGGCCAAGGTATCACTGAGTGAATACCGTGCCAAGAACGCTGATGTCCTGGCTGCCCaaaagaggaagctggagaacatGGAGGCCAGCGTAAAGAGGGAATACGCCAATGCTGCGCAGGCTCTCATTGGTCAGCAGAGGAAGCATCATCACCAGCAGTCCAGTTCCTCATCTTCTGACATGTCCAACCCCTCACCCATCATTCTCAAAATACCTCTGGAGAAGGAGCGGCCCGACAAACATCTGAAAATGCGTTTTCCGATGCCTGTAGGTGGCAGCGGTGGGCATAGCGACAGAGCTCAGGATCCGGACATTAAAGTCAAAATACGAGTGCCGGAGAAGCCAAGGGGGGGTTCAGGAGAGGAGGGCAAAAGCAGGGACAAACACAGGGACAGGTCTAACCATCACCACCATCACCACTATTATCACCACCATCATTCCTCCTCCAGCAGTGCTTCACTATCCTCTTCACACAAACATTCATCTGGCTCTAGTGGGTTGCTGGGTAGCAGCAAAAAAGCCCCGAGTGATTCCTCTAGATCAACTTCTTCATCCTCTTCCAGCTCCCGAAAGAGGACGCATTCCCAAGATTCATTAGCAGGCTCGCACCCTGCTTCTAAGGTCAGCAAGAGCTCCAGAAATCCCTACCAGCTGCCATCTTTGTCTTCCTCATCTGGACAAACTCTGGGTCATGGTTCTGACGTTCTCCCTTCTCTGGGCCTTTCCCACCACCAAGGGACTTTCCCACACTCCAAAGGGGACAAGATGGACACTAATGGGCACAGTTCAGCAAGTGGGGCCCAGTCAAATGAGTACCAGGACACTTTTGAAATGCTGAACTCACTGCTGAGCGCGCAAGGCGTCCAGCCATCTCAGCCATCCATGTTTGACTACAGATCCCAGTACGCGGACTACCGGTTCCCTGGCGGCTCCAGGGGGAACAATCCCAGACCCCCGCCCCTGCCTTCAGAACCGCCTCCTCCTCTTCCACCACTGCCCAAATGA
- the ccnt1 gene encoding cyclin-T1 isoform X3, with amino-acid sequence MSKPSGAFTRRTQRSFEITIDHPHTHVVKCTQLVRVIPASKDLAQTSYFMATNSLHLTTFCLQYSPPVVACVCIHLACKWSNWEIPVSTDGKHWWEYVDPTVTLELLDELTHEFLQILEKTPSRLKRIRNWKAGGQTPKVKPKVQEEGDQRDTMISMISMVSSESTVAGLMSLSAPPSGSSSTSVSDKDRAVPGSAPTWSGRGQVGTEQQQPPNHEVHTPAKVSLSEYRAKNADVLAAQKRKLENMEASVKREYANAAQALIGQQRKHHHQQSSSSSSDMSNPSPIILKIPLEKERPDKHLKMRFPMPVGGSGGHSDRAQDPDIKVKIRVPEKPRGGSGEEGKSRDKHRDRSNHHHHHHYYHHHHSSSSSASLSSSHKHSSGSSGLLGSSKKAPSDSSRSTSSSSSSSRKRTHSQDSLAGSHPASKVSKSSRNPYQLPSLSSSSGQTLGHGSDVLPSLGLSHHQGTFPHSKGDKMDTNGHSSASGAQSNEYQDTFEMLNSLLSAQGVQPSQPSMFDYRSQYADYRFPGGSRGNNPRPPPLPSEPPPPLPPLPK; translated from the exons ATGTCTAAACCCTCAGGAGCCTTCACCAGACGTACGCAGCGAT CTTTTGAAATCACAATTGATCATCCTCACACTCATGTTGTTAAGTGCACTCAGCTTGTTAGAG TTATCCCAGCCAGTAAGGATCTGGCCCAAACATCATACTTCATGGCCACCAACAG CCTGCACTTGACCACGTTTTGCCTGCAGTATAGTCCACCTGTTGTCGCTTGTGTGTGCATCCATCTTGCCTGCAAATGGTCCAACTGGGAAATCCCTGTCTCTACAGATGGGAAACACTGGTGGGAGTATGTTGATCCCACAGTTACACTTGAGCTGTTAGACG aGCTCACCCACGAGTTTCTTCAAATCCTGGAGAAGACACCCAGTCGGCTCAAACGAATTCGAAACTGGAAG GCTGGGGGTCAAACTCCAAAAGTTAAGCCAAAGGTCCAGGAGGAGGGTGACCAGAGAGACACCATGATCAGCATGATCTCCATGGTCTCGTCAGAAAGTACCGTAGCAGGTCTGATGAGCCTCTCCGCTCCACCGTCCGGCTCCTCTTCCACATCTGTGAGTGACAAGGACCGGGCAGTACCAGGCAGTGCTCCGACATGGAGCGGAAGGGGTCAGGTTGGAactgagcagcagcagccaccCAACCATGAGGTCCACACTCCGGCCAAGGTATCACTGAGTGAATACCGTGCCAAGAACGCTGATGTCCTGGCTGCCCaaaagaggaagctggagaacatGGAGGCCAGCGTAAAGAGGGAATACGCCAATGCTGCGCAGGCTCTCATTGGTCAGCAGAGGAAGCATCATCACCAGCAGTCCAGTTCCTCATCTTCTGACATGTCCAACCCCTCACCCATCATTCTCAAAATACCTCTGGAGAAGGAGCGGCCCGACAAACATCTGAAAATGCGTTTTCCGATGCCTGTAGGTGGCAGCGGTGGGCATAGCGACAGAGCTCAGGATCCGGACATTAAAGTCAAAATACGAGTGCCGGAGAAGCCAAGGGGGGGTTCAGGAGAGGAGGGCAAAAGCAGGGACAAACACAGGGACAGGTCTAACCATCACCACCATCACCACTATTATCACCACCATCATTCCTCCTCCAGCAGTGCTTCACTATCCTCTTCACACAAACATTCATCTGGCTCTAGTGGGTTGCTGGGTAGCAGCAAAAAAGCCCCGAGTGATTCCTCTAGATCAACTTCTTCATCCTCTTCCAGCTCCCGAAAGAGGACGCATTCCCAAGATTCATTAGCAGGCTCGCACCCTGCTTCTAAGGTCAGCAAGAGCTCCAGAAATCCCTACCAGCTGCCATCTTTGTCTTCCTCATCTGGACAAACTCTGGGTCATGGTTCTGACGTTCTCCCTTCTCTGGGCCTTTCCCACCACCAAGGGACTTTCCCACACTCCAAAGGGGACAAGATGGACACTAATGGGCACAGTTCAGCAAGTGGGGCCCAGTCAAATGAGTACCAGGACACTTTTGAAATGCTGAACTCACTGCTGAGCGCGCAAGGCGTCCAGCCATCTCAGCCATCCATGTTTGACTACAGATCCCAGTACGCGGACTACCGGTTCCCTGGCGGCTCCAGGGGGAACAATCCCAGACCCCCGCCCCTGCCTTCAGAACCGCCTCCTCCTCTTCCACCACTGCCCAAATGA